The following proteins are encoded in a genomic region of Papaver somniferum cultivar HN1 unplaced genomic scaffold, ASM357369v1 unplaced-scaffold_10, whole genome shotgun sequence:
- the LOC113326525 gene encoding zinc finger protein 1-like yields MNNLITKDVNLAGNNQQPKRDATTMMFSCNYCHRKYHSAQALGGHQNAHKRERTATLDAITASSFYKASHEWIKNNKSSHGKNLQLHQVFSSSRVSSLSSSSSPLLTHGGNFIRKSSLGIQVRSMVVEKPASPYSLSSWDARCSSLLYANDNKQNHSHNYRSDSSLLAARRPSEVSKCSIVSSSTTPPDHELDLSLKH; encoded by the coding sequence ATGAATAATTTGATTACAAAAGATGTGAATTTAGCAGGCAATAATCAGCAGCCAAAAAGAGATGCAACGACTATGATGTTCTCTTGCAACTATTGTCACCGGAAATATCATAGTGCACAAGCACTAGGAGGGCATCAAAATGCTCATAAACGAGAACGTACAGCTACACTAGATGCAATCACAGCTTCTAGTTTCTATAAAGCAAGTCACGAATGGATCAAAAATAACAAATCAAGTCACGGCAAGAACCTACAGCTCCACCAAGTATTCTCGTCGTCAAGGGTGAGTTCACtatcatcttcatcgtcaccTCTTCTTACTCATGGTGGTAACTTTATCAGGAAATCATCATTAGGTATTCAAGTTCGATCCATGGTCGTAGAAAAACCAGCTTCACCTTATTCGTTATCATCATGGGATGCACGATGCTCTTCTCTTTTGTATGCCAATGATAATAAACAGAACCACTCACACAACTATAGATCTGATTCTAGCCTCCTGGCAGCTCGTCGGCCATCAGAAGTTAGCAAGTGCTCGATCGTAAGTTCATCTACGACACCGCCGGATCACGAGCTTGATTTATCCCTTAAGCATTGA